A single Tachypleus tridentatus isolate NWPU-2018 chromosome 9, ASM421037v1, whole genome shotgun sequence DNA region contains:
- the l(1)10Bb gene encoding BUD31-like protein — translation MPKVKRSRKPPPEGWELIEPTLDELDQKMREAETEPHEGKRKVEALWPIFKIHHQRSRYLFDLFYKRKAITRELYEYCLKEGIADKNLIAKWKKQGYENLCCLRCIQTRDTNFGTNCICRVPKSKLEEGKIVECVHCGCRGCSG, via the exons ATGCCTAAAGTTAAAAGAAGTAGAAAACCACCGCCAGAAGGTTGGGAACTGATTGAACCTACGCTTGATGAACTGGATCAAAAAATGCGTGAAG CTGAAACGGAACCCCATGAAGGAAAGAGGAAAGTGGAAGCTCTGTGGCCcatttttaaaattcatcatCAGAGATCCAGATATCTCTTTGATCTATTTTATAAACGTAAAGCAATCACAAGGG AACTTTATGAGTACTGTTTGAAAGAAGGAATTGCTGACAAGAACCTCATAGCAAAGTGGAAAAAGCAAGGATATGAAAATCTTTGTTGTCTGAGATGTATCCAGACAAGGGACACAAACTTTGGCACAAACTGTATCTGCCGGGTTCCCAAAAGCAAGCTAGAAGAG GGAAAAATTGTAGAATGTGTCCATTGTGGTTGCAGAGGGTGTTCAGGGTGA